The Rosa rugosa chromosome 1, drRosRugo1.1, whole genome shotgun sequence genomic sequence TGAAcactttcttctttgtttttctggCTGCTTCCCCAACTTGGAAGGATTGGTGTCGGTGATTATGTGCATGCTACCATCCAAGCTCTTGGATTTTTAGGTGATAAAATATGGCCCATAAGTAATGAATGAGATGGCATATGGTCGACCATGTCTATCTTCTTCTatttggggcaataatatgagaaTTTAAGATGCCAAGGTCCACCACTGCATTATGTAATTCTTCGGGAGTCTAGCTTATAGTAGTATATGTATTTTTCTCACTGTGAATCAGTGCAATTGTGAAAGGAAAAGTTACATAGTTGACGGGTCAAAATCGAAACTCTTTTCTTTTGATGGGTCAAAAATTATCAAGAATACCAGCGTCACAAAACGTgatatatatattgttgatCGTCAACTAAAATTCTCTTTATCTTtgtcgaaaaaaaaaactaaaattctCTATACTTTTTTAAACTATCAAGATAAAGTTTTGGTGATGTTTTTGAGGTATTTTCTTAATGTTTTTCACCATCAAATAATTATTTCACTTGATGCTTTTTAGCcgtcaataatttttttttcttaaaaaaaaaaagaaaaaaaaaatttagttaatACATTTCCATTACAATAATAACAAGCTATAATTGTAAGAATAATGATCTGGAAAATTGATGGAGAGCAAAGTTTCTCTAAGAACAATGTAATTAATAGACCAAACTATAAAGCACTAAAAGTTAAATTGACCATCTCCAATTGTAATCAGAAAGTGCATGCATGTTCATAATAAGGTACAAGTTtgtctaatatatatataaagcatgCGACTTTGCTAATTTCCAAAATTTGAGGCACTGAAGCAGAGAAAATCAAGTGACCTACATTACAAGTGCAATTACGtacaaaaagaaacaattaaATCAGAATGTATACATATCATACAATAGTGAATCATACATAAATAATATacgtatttgatgaataattaatttaaaataagatACTGATCATTCGTGATAAGCaaaataataagaagatttTCAAAACGGAAGAATACATTATACAGTTTCATATCCAAAACAAGGCGGGCAAACACAATGGTTGTTATGTCAAGACAACTACCCGGCCTTGTAATCATATCAGACTAATATGTAGGCTCATTGAATTCAGTGTAACAATTATGTTCGATTAGAATTGCAATATATTGCATTTTCATGCTATGGCAAGTGATAGCTAGTGATGCCGATCTCATCATCCTTGTGTTGCTTTATTAGTTCTCTCACTTCAGAAAGAACTACATGTAAAGTAGCTAGGTTTCTACATAAGTACTTTCTCATGATTCTAATGTGAAAACCTTCGGAGTCTTGCATTCAAGAGCAAGACCGATCAAGTGGCATAACCAGAATTGTATCATCGGATCAAATGTTTAGCTTTAAGAGTCTAGCATAGACAATTGTCATGGAGATTGAACCGAAGAGGCACTCAAAAGATAACATAATGGATACAAACAGTTGCACTTCAAAATATAACATCAATTATGTCACTTTTCTCTATTGGTCAAAGAAATTCTCTGCCCAATTTTACATCTATAACCCAATAATGGTAGTGCAACTAGCCTAACCAACAAGATTCCAAGTTTCAACGTTcaaccaaaacaaacacaaaagaAACTCAACAAATACAAAAGGTCCTATTATAGATTATAATGGAGTAAATGGACCACAGACATAACTAGCAGCCGAAATAAGGGATAGATCAGAAATGGAGGGTGAGCTCAAGAACTTCATCAAGGTATGGATCACAGCCATTTTATGTCTATCTTACTGTCACTACACAGTCTCAAGATTAATCCCAAAGGGTTGGCTGAGGCTCATCTCTCTCCTTCCTGTCTTCTACCTATTCATCTCCATGCCCCTAAATCTCCATTCCTTCCATCTTTGTGCACTCACAACTTTCTTCTTAGTTTGGCTTGGCCTCTTCAAGCTCCTCCTCTTCTCCTTTGGCCTAGGCCCTTTGTCACCACCCCCACCATCAGTCTTCCATTTCATCTCCATAGCTTGCCTCCccatcaaaatcaaacaaaaatcaCCTCCAAAATCACTCCCAAATCCCAGAACCactcaaaaccccaaaaaatcTGTGAACCCAATTGGTCAACGTGTCACAAAGGTACTGCCCAATAAGTCAATTTTGTTGGCCGTTAAGGCCTTGGTATTGGGTGTGGTTATTCGTACGTACGAGTACAAACCACGTTTACACCCGTATGTGATCCTAGTCTTGTGCTGTTGCCATGTGTACTTAGGAGTAGAAATAGTCCTATTTTTGTGTGCAGCCCCAGCTCGAGCCATTTTTGAGTTCGAGCTGGAACATCAGTTCAATGAACCTTACCTCTCCACTTCGCTTCAAGACTTTTGGGGCAAGCGATGGAATTTAATGGTCACGAAAATTCTACGCCCTACTGTATACGATCCCATCCGATATATGTGTGCACGTATAGTTGGGGCACGGTGGGCAAGGCTCCTGGCTATCATGTCCACCTTTGTTGTATCTGGGTTAATGCACGAGGTGATTTATTACTATCTCACGCGTGTGCAGCCCACGTGGGAAGTAACGCGGTTTTTTGTTTTACAAGGGGCATGCATGGTGGTTGAGGTGGAGATGAAGAAGTCTGCAACCGTCACATGGTTGTTGCACCCGGCGATTTCGGGGTTGTTGACATTGGTGTTCTTGGCTGTCACTGCCAACTGGCTGTTCTTTCCTCAGTTGCTGAGGAATGGTGTTGATATAAAGGCTTTAGGAGAGTATGAAATTATGGTGGATTTTGTCAAGTCTAACTTACCCCATTATCAATCTCGTTAATTTTAGATTTTGTTAATCAAGAATATGTATATGATCAGGCAATTACATTGGCACATGCTTGAGAAGGTTCGAAccatatttgttttgttttactcCCTAATTATGAATTGAACTGGACATTTGGCAACCTATAGACAAGAGGGCTAAGATGAGCACTCGATTggtttttaattttgtattgcCGAAAAGAATGAATTCAAAAGTTCTTAGCTGATGAATTATATTTCTGCTAATAGTTTCTACAAGTCATGAACCAAACATAACTTTCTTTGGTTACAATCTCTATCAAAGCACAGAACTTAAACTTTCAGATTGTAAGAGAAAGAATCCTAGCGCAAGCAAGAACGACCTTCACCAACTGATACAATGAGAGCTTAAGTTAGGTCAATGGTAACAAAAGTGACATACATAACCGCCATTAATCCCCGCGGTATGCCTGCAATTAATTACTCATATGAGAATTTCCAAAGCACTACTGATACGCACTGCAATTACCCGTCTGGTAGAAGTGTCTCTGTAGCAACAAGCAAAGAAACATggaacttcaaaaaaaaaattcacgattcaaaaactactctaacatttttttttttttttgagagaaaggaGGTCAGACTTTATTGATCAAAGGAATGCTTACATATTACAAACTTCAGCCGCTAAGGCAGCTAAtaaaaaaggagaagaaaaataaaatgtcTCCACCATGCAAGAAGTAGCATGAGCGGCCATAAGATGTGCAACCCGATTTGCACTTCTCTTACTATGAGTTACACTCATATTGGCATGGTTCTTCAAAACTGCCCCCAGGTCATCATAAATACATCCCAAAACGGACAAATTGCAGCTCTCTCTACTAACCAACTGACTATGAACCAATTGGGAATCTGTTTCAACAATAGCTGGAAGAAACTGATTTGCAACTACAAACTCAAGAGCTTGTTTAATTACATGCCAAAGCCTCCACATGTTCAGGAGACAGTAGACCAGATAATGACATACCTCCTCCTGCCAAGAAAGTACCCTGCCAATCCCTGTTTACAAATCCAATGCTACCATTCTTCGTTGCTTGATGAAAAGACCCGTCAACATTAACTTTAAAATATCCCAAAGGGAGAGCAGTCCATCGAACCGTTCTTGTACTACTAACCCTATTATGCTCAGTTTTCACATTCAATGAACGAAAATCATGCAATCTAGACATGGCCTTCAAAACTACTTCATCAACAGTACCAATTTTGTTCTCCCAAACCCGACTGTTTCTTTCCTTCCAAACCCCCCGAAGAAGGTAGACTAATATACCTAGTAACTCTAATGACAGTTCAGTAGCACAAGAACTAAGCCATTCcaaaagatcaaaatgaacaaaGTGAGGATTATAACACACCTGAGCCAAAATCCCATTTGTTTGCAGCACCTGTTTTGTGAAAGAGCAATCACGACACAAATGAATTGTTGTTTCAATCTCCATCATACACAGAGGACATGTCATAGACTCCAACACAACCCTTTTCGAAGCAAGTCTCTCCAAAGATGGGAGTATATTGTGATACACTCTCCATATGTGAACCTTAGCTGAATTAGGAATAACTACCTTCCATAACTTTTTCCAAAAGCTGACACcaacaaacaaatcaaaaggACTACAAGAAGGAGAAGTAGAGAAGGAGAACCGATAAGCAATCTTTACCGTGAATTTTCCATGCTTTGTAAAACGCCAAATCACCCTATCAGTAACCTCCCTTGACGATAAAGGAATAGATAAAATAGCTTCAACCTCATGGGCCAGAAACACCCTATTAATTAGACTAACATTCCGACTCTCTGTATGATGAATCAAATCACTCACCAAATTGAGATCAGTTGCAGCCAAATTACCTCCACAAGGGCGAAAATCTGGCACTCCAGGAATCCATGAATCTGTCCATATATTCACCATTGCCCCATCACCAATCTGCCAGAACATCCCTTGTGGAGAAAATACTCCTCCAAGAATAAGAAGGAGAAGCGTGAGAAGAAGCAGTCCAAAATGAGCCATCTGGAAAGTACTTAGCTTTAAACAATCGAGCAATCAAAGATTGAGGGTTATTGACCACCCGCCAAGCTTGTTTTGCTAACATTGCTGAATTAAACTCTGCCAAGCTACGGAAACCTACgcctccttcctctttagggttACACAATGCCTTCCATGTCTTCCAATGAATTTTCCTTTTATCTAGCGTACTTCCCCACCAAAACTTTGTACATAATTGCTCAAGATCTTCACAGAATTTTTTTGTCAGTTGGAAAACACTCATAGCATAAGTAGGGAGAGCTTGTGCCACTACTCTGATAAGAATGTCCCTTCCTCCGCCACTCAACAACTTACCTTGCCAATTAGAAACCTTCTTGGCCAAATTTTCTTTGATATACTGAAAGGTAGCTGTCTTCTTCCTCCCTACATAGGTTGGGAGTCCCAAGTATTTTTCATGGGACTCAACAACCTCAACTCCCAACAAAGAAGACACCTCCTCCTTCATATTATCAGAAACATTTTTGCTAAAACAACATAACTTTTATCAAAGTTGACCAACTGACCTGAGGCTCTGCCATATGTTTCAATAACATCTTGTATCTGGTAGCAATCCTCTAATGAAGCTTTAGCATAAAGCATGCTATCGTCAGCAAATAATAGGTGATTCACTAGAGGCGCCTCCCTGCATATTGCAATCCCAGGCAATAACCCCAAAGCTTGCTTTTGCTGAAGTAAAGATGAAAATCCCTCTGCCCCAATCAAAAAAAGATATGGAGACAAAAGGTCACCTTGCCTTAGTCCCCTACTTGGAGTCACAAGGCCGCAAGGTTTACCTCTCACTAAGAATGAATATCTAACAGAGCAAACACATTGCATCACCATCTCTATCCAAATAGAAGCAAAACCAAACCTCTCTATAACTTTTCGAAGAAAAGTCCATTCCATCCTATCATAAGCTTTACTCAAGTCCAATTTCAAAGTCATGTAACCGTCACCACCCTCCCTTTTATTATGAACAAAATGAGCAAGCTCATTATCCACAAGAATGTTATCAGTAATCAACCTTTCAGGAACAAAAGCACTCTGATATGGTGAAATCAACTCCGGCAAAATCCGTTTCAACTTGTTGGCTATAACGTTTGAACAAATTTTATAAATCACATTGCACAACGTTATAGGCCTTAAATCCGACATGTGCTCTGGATTATTCACTTTTGGGATAAGACAAATATGTGTGAAGTTAATTCGTCGTAAAAGCTGACCTGAATGAAGAAAACTCTGAACTGCCTTAGTTACTTCATCCCCAATCAACTCCCAATAGTGTTGGAAAAATAATGGGGGCATCCCATCAGGCCCTGGGGATTTAGTAGGGTACATTTGGAATAAGGCACACTTAACTTCATCCTGAGAATATTAAGCACATAATTGCTCATTCATAGCTTCAGAGACACAAGGCTGGATAGCTTCCAATGTCGCTGCCATTCCTTCCTCATCGATGTTCGATGCGGTAAACATGTGAGTGAAATAGGAGGTCACAACACGTTCCACTCCCTCATCATCCTCACACCAATCCCCCTGCTCATCAAACAAACCATGTATaacatttttccttttcctatTTGCTGTTTTCCTGTGGAAAAAGCTAGTGTTGCGATCCCCTTCTTTCAGCCAAGTTACTTTCGCTCTCTGCTTCCAAAAGGACTCTTCTTGGGACAACAAAGTTTGAAGCTTCTCCATTAACTGCTTCTTCTCCAACAATACTGAAGTAGTTAAATTTACATCAAGCAATTCCTCCAACCTTGCTCTTATTCCTAACATAGTCATCTGTCGACCTTTGAAAGTCTTTTTCTGCCAAGCATCCAGCTTCATTCTAGTATAGAAAATATTCTCTGTCAATTGATACATAAGATGACCATAAACATCCGTTTGCCAGGCTTGCTTCACCACACCATCGCATTCACCATGTTGTAGCCAATGAGCTTCAAATTTGAAGCGATGGTGACGCGGTCTTTTGGCCAAAGGAACAGTACTGGCTTGCAGTAGAATTGGCACATGATCAGAATCACTTGGAGGTAGATGCATCAAACGAGCAAATCCGAAGATGTCACACCATGTTGGCGTGCAAACTGCCCTATCCAACCGCAATTGGGTCTCGGAATTCCACCACGTCGCTTGAGgtccctgaaaccctaaatcaagCAGATCCCCATAACCTAAAGCTTCCCTGAAACCTCGCATCTGTCTTTCTGCCCTAATTGGACCATCCTTCTTTTCACTGCTATTGaggatttcttttttttttttttttttttttttttttttttttaaacccaccccattcccacccttgatggggctcgaactcctgacctcatatatatgagaccaaagccttaccaccccaccaaacacacacacccaaggAAGAGTATCCAAATCACTAAGATCTCGCAGAAGTTGCCAAGACTTATCTCTTTCGATCTGACGTCCGAGCAAAGCCATAAAAACCCGTAAGCCTCCACCTAGGGTGCCCGGAACCTCCGTCAATCTCAAGATCAATATGATGATGTGACGTCGTACCTACTTTCACCAACAAATCATCGTTCCAGAACATGCCCAATCCTCTAGATTGTCCATCGCTCAACACTTCCTGAGCCTGAGAAAACCCTAGTGACAAACGCAAAGCATCGAAGGCCACAAGATTACTGATCTTAGTCTCACATAAGAAGATGATTTGGGGCCTGTTTTGAGCGATCAAATCCTTCAATGCCCGAGTTGTCGTGTCATTGCAAATCCCTCTGCAATTCCAGCTAAGTATATCCATATCCATGGTAGAGTAAATCTTACTTTCTAGAAAACTAGaaagtaaaccctagcagagaagGCTAGGTCAGGTTTTCTCAAGTGATTGGGTTAATCATACCACAGATTAttttgctttgattgtttgGTAATACAATGTTGTTCAAACTACTCTAACATTGAGACTACTAGTAAgagatcaattttttttttttttgacaattttaAGAAATTTTTTGTGCGACctatttttcgatcacatatctgtatctcgatcgttcagtttttGGTTCTCTTTGAGTAAatcatttatgcaaatttttagctaaattgataatcattaagatatcaaactaaatttttttttttttttaaagtaccAAACTAAATTAATTCCATGGACGAATCAAGTTTATCCAACACCCAAAAACTGCTTTAATATTGGTTGTTTAACTGTTGGTTTCGATTAGTCCTCAGGCCATAAAAATTGTGTTAACTAC encodes the following:
- the LOC133735270 gene encoding probable long-chain-alcohol O-fatty-acyltransferase 1, with the translated sequence MEGELKNFIKVWITAILCLSYCHYTVSRLIPKGWLRLISLLPVFYLFISMPLNLHSFHLCALTTFFLVWLGLFKLLLFSFGLGPLSPPPPSVFHFISIACLPIKIKQKSPPKSLPNPRTTQNPKKSVNPIGQRVTKVLPNKSILLAVKALVLGVVIRTYEYKPRLHPYVILVLCCCHVYLGVEIVLFLCAAPARAIFEFELEHQFNEPYLSTSLQDFWGKRWNLMVTKILRPTVYDPIRYMCARIVGARWARLLAIMSTFVVSGLMHEVIYYYLTRVQPTWEVTRFFVLQGACMVVEVEMKKSATVTWLLHPAISGLLTLVFLAVTANWLFFPQLLRNGVDIKALGEYEIMVDFVKSNLPHYQSR
- the LOC133726094 gene encoding uncharacterized protein LOC133726094, which gives rise to MRGFREALGYGDLLDLGFQGPQATWWNSETQLRLDRAVCTPTWCDIFGFARLMHLPPSDSDHVPILLQASTVPLAKRPRHHRFKFEAHWLQHGECDGVVKQAWQTDVYGHLMYQLTENIFYTRMKLDAWQKKTFKGRQMTMLGIRARLEELLDVNLTTSVLLEKKQLMEKLQTLLSQEESFWKQRAKVTWLKEGDRNTSFFHRKTANRKRKNVIHGLFDEQGDWCEDDEGVERVVTSYFTHMFTASNIDEEGMAATLEAIQPCDEVKCALFQMYPTKSPGPDGMPPLFFQHYWELIGDEVTKAVQSFLHSANKLKRILPELISPYQSAFVPERLITDNILVDNELAHFVHNKREGGDGYMTLKLDLSKAYDRMEWTFLRKVIERFGFASIWIEMVMQCVCSVRYSFLVREGFSSLLQQKQALGLLPGIAICREAPLVNHLLFADDSMLYAKASLEDCYQIQDVIETYGRASGRKKTATFQYIKENLAKKVSNWQDLEQLCTKFWWGSTLDKRKIHWKTWKALCNPKEEGGMAHFGLLLLTLLLLILGGVFSPQGMFWQIGDGAMVNIWTDSWIPGVPDFRPCGGNLAATDLNLVSDLIHHTESRNVSLINRVFLAHEVEAILSIPLSSREVTDRVIWRFTKHGKFTVKIAYRFSFSTSPSCSPFDLFVGVSFWKKLWKVVIPNSAKVHIWRVYHNILPSLERLASKRVVLESMTCPLCMMEIETTIHLCRDCSFTKQVLQTNGILAQVCYNPHFVHFDLLEWLSSCATELSLELLGILVYLLRGVWKERNSRVWENKIGTVDEVVLKAMSRLHDFRSLNVKTEHNRVSSTRTVRWTALPLGYFKVNVDGSFHQATKNGSIGFVNRDWQGTFLAGGGMSLSGLLSPEHVEALACN